From one Phocaeicola salanitronis DSM 18170 genomic stretch:
- the rsxC gene encoding electron transport complex subunit RsxC: protein MKTFRIGGVHPAENKLSAGKAIETLALPKQAVFPLSQHIGAPATPVVKKGDSVKVGTKIAEAGGFVSAAIFSSVSGKVNKIDNVVDASGYRKPAIFIDVEGDEWEASIDRSTTLVKECNLTPEEIVTKIKNAGVVGMGGACFPTHVKLTPPPGCKAECVIINAVECEPYLTADHRLMLEKPDEILVGVSILMKAAKVNQAYIGIENNKPDAIRLLTEKAAGYPGIEVVPLKVKYPQGGEKQLIDAIIGRQVPAPPAIPINVGAIVQNVGTVYAVYEAVQKNKPLFERIVTVTGKSLKNPSNFLTRMGTPMSQLIEAAGGLPEDTGKVIGGGPMMGKALMNIEVPICKGSSGVLIMNDKEARRGAPQPCIRCAKCVSVCPMGLEPYLLATCSAHGDWERVEHEMIMSCIECGSCQFTCPSHRPMLDYIRLGKGKVGGIIRARNAKK from the coding sequence GTGAAGACGTTTAGAATTGGTGGAGTTCATCCAGCAGAAAATAAATTGTCGGCCGGTAAAGCCATAGAAACGCTTGCACTTCCGAAGCAGGCAGTGTTCCCTTTGTCCCAACATATCGGTGCCCCAGCTACCCCTGTCGTAAAGAAAGGTGATAGCGTAAAGGTCGGAACCAAGATTGCAGAGGCGGGAGGCTTTGTTTCGGCTGCAATCTTCTCTTCTGTATCTGGGAAAGTGAATAAGATAGACAATGTTGTTGATGCGAGCGGATACCGCAAACCTGCCATTTTCATTGATGTGGAAGGTGACGAATGGGAAGCATCCATCGACCGCAGCACGACGTTAGTGAAAGAATGCAACCTGACTCCCGAAGAAATTGTAACGAAGATCAAGAACGCGGGAGTCGTCGGCATGGGTGGAGCCTGTTTCCCCACACATGTAAAACTTACTCCTCCCCCGGGATGCAAAGCCGAGTGTGTGATTATTAATGCCGTAGAATGTGAACCTTATCTGACCGCCGACCATCGGCTGATGCTTGAGAAACCGGATGAGATCTTGGTGGGAGTGAGCATCTTGATGAAAGCGGCTAAGGTAAATCAGGCTTATATCGGCATAGAGAACAACAAGCCGGATGCAATTCGGTTGTTGACTGAAAAAGCTGCCGGATATCCGGGCATCGAAGTGGTACCCTTGAAAGTGAAATATCCGCAAGGCGGCGAGAAGCAATTGATTGATGCGATTATCGGGCGGCAGGTGCCTGCTCCTCCTGCAATACCTATCAATGTAGGAGCTATCGTACAGAACGTAGGTACGGTATATGCCGTATATGAAGCCGTACAAAAGAACAAGCCGCTTTTCGAGCGTATCGTGACCGTAACCGGAAAATCCTTGAAGAATCCGTCTAACTTCCTTACCCGCATGGGAACTCCGATGAGCCAGCTGATAGAAGCAGCCGGAGGGCTTCCGGAAGATACCGGCAAGGTAATCGGCGGCGGACCGATGATGGGCAAGGCTCTGATGAACATCGAAGTCCCTATCTGCAAAGGAAGCTCGGGCGTCTTGATTATGAACGATAAGGAAGCACGTCGGGGCGCACCCCAACCGTGTATCCGTTGTGCCAAGTGTGTGAGCGTTTGTCCGATGGGACTGGAGCCTTATTTGCTTGCCACGTGCTCGGCTCATGGCGACTGGGAACGTGTGGAACATGAAATGATTATGTCATGCATCGAATGCGGTTCATGCCAGTTTACATGTCCTTCACATCGCCCGATGTTGGATTATATTCGTTTAGGA
- a CDS encoding Fe-S cluster domain-containing protein gives MNLILVAVISLGAIGLVSAVILYAASKKFAVYEDPRIAQVAAVLPQANCGGCGYPGCSGFAAACVKAGSLEGKLCPVGGQPTMEKVAGILGLEVSASEPKVAVVRCNGTCANRPRLTQYDGVRSCVVANSTSGGETGCFFGCLGCGDCVSACQFGAIRMNPETGLPEVDEEKCTACGACAKACPRNIIEIRPKGKNSRRVYVQCVNKDKGAVARKACTAACIGCGKCVKVCPFEAITLENNLAYIDPAKCKSCRKCETECPQGAIIAVNFPPRKAKPAEPEAPKAELNPNEVEPIKQ, from the coding sequence ATGAATCTAATTTTGGTTGCAGTAATTTCATTGGGAGCCATCGGGTTGGTATCTGCCGTAATCCTGTATGCCGCTTCAAAGAAGTTTGCTGTGTATGAAGATCCGCGAATTGCGCAAGTGGCGGCTGTGCTTCCTCAAGCCAATTGCGGTGGATGTGGGTATCCTGGATGTTCAGGCTTTGCGGCAGCATGTGTGAAAGCCGGTTCATTGGAAGGGAAACTATGTCCGGTAGGCGGGCAGCCTACTATGGAGAAAGTAGCTGGCATTTTAGGGTTGGAAGTTTCCGCTTCTGAACCTAAGGTAGCTGTAGTGAGATGTAACGGTACATGTGCCAACCGTCCGAGGCTTACGCAATACGACGGCGTGCGCTCATGTGTGGTGGCCAACTCTACCAGCGGAGGCGAAACGGGATGTTTCTTCGGATGCTTGGGATGCGGCGATTGTGTATCGGCATGCCAGTTCGGAGCCATCCGCATGAATCCGGAAACAGGTTTGCCAGAAGTGGATGAAGAAAAATGTACGGCATGCGGTGCTTGCGCCAAGGCTTGTCCGCGAAACATTATCGAGATTCGTCCGAAAGGCAAGAACAGCCGCCGTGTGTATGTACAATGTGTAAACAAGGACAAAGGTGCGGTTGCCCGTAAGGCTTGTACCGCTGCATGTATCGGGTGCGGCAAGTGTGTGAAAGTGTGTCCGTTTGAAGCGATTACGTTGGAAAACAATTTGGCATACATCGATCCGGCTAAGTGTAAGTCGTGCCGCAAATGTGAAACGGAATGCCCGCAGGGTGCCATCATTGCCGTAAACTTCCCTCCACGCAAGGCGAAACCGGCAGAGCCTGAGGCACCGAAAGCCGAGCTTAATCCAAACGAAGTAGAACCCATAAAACAATAG
- a CDS encoding SoxR reducing system RseC family protein, producing MTNNIKHLGIVESINGSRLKVRIVQASACAACSAKSHCHVSESKEKMIDVYNKQGLSCTIGEKVWVVGTSSMSMKAVLLAFVIPFLVVVLSLVIALRLTGNEAGSALICLCALIPYYLIIYMCRHKLDRTFVFTLETVA from the coding sequence ATGACAAATAACATAAAACATCTAGGTATTGTGGAAAGCATTAACGGTTCTCGTCTGAAGGTGAGAATCGTTCAGGCGTCAGCTTGCGCGGCATGTAGTGCGAAAAGCCATTGCCATGTGTCAGAGTCAAAAGAAAAGATGATTGACGTGTATAATAAGCAAGGACTCTCATGCACAATCGGGGAAAAGGTGTGGGTAGTAGGCACATCTTCTATGAGCATGAAGGCCGTATTGCTGGCTTTTGTAATTCCGTTCCTGGTGGTGGTTTTATCCCTTGTCATTGCTTTGCGTCTGACTGGGAATGAAGCCGGGTCAGCATTGATTTGCCTTTGTGCCTTGATTCCTTATTACCTTATTATATATATGTGCCGGCATAAGCTGGACCGTACATTTGTTTTTACGTTGGAAACGGTTGCATAA
- a CDS encoding RNA polymerase sigma factor, producing the protein MKQKTPDEDEQLVSLYRDGNVSAFNTLLIRYIPKIRQAVRRFLSNSEDINDVLQDICIHVGTKLKNTYNENGKFSGWLTCVVANYMCSYCRKKKITFSFVDLEAVKVIESEYMLPTFAREQKLFDLQRSVEELPDELKKLVEMKFKEKMTLQAIADKLGMKKTTVAAKLNSAYRKLEKSMQHKGYDDALI; encoded by the coding sequence ATGAAACAGAAAACACCTGATGAAGACGAGCAGCTGGTCTCGCTTTATCGCGACGGAAATGTTTCCGCATTTAACACACTTTTAATCCGATACATTCCTAAAATCCGACAAGCCGTCCGGCGCTTTCTCTCTAACTCTGAAGACATAAACGATGTTCTCCAAGATATCTGTATCCATGTAGGTACGAAATTGAAAAACACATACAATGAAAACGGGAAATTCTCGGGGTGGCTTACTTGCGTAGTGGCAAATTACATGTGCAGCTATTGCCGGAAAAAGAAAATCACTTTTTCTTTTGTAGACTTGGAGGCAGTAAAAGTCATCGAGTCGGAATATATGCTTCCTACCTTTGCAAGGGAACAGAAACTTTTCGACTTGCAAAGGTCGGTCGAGGAACTTCCGGATGAGTTGAAAAAATTGGTGGAAATGAAGTTCAAAGAGAAAATGACTCTTCAGGCGATTGCGGATAAGCTAGGCATGAAAAAGACGACCGTAGCAGCAAAGCTGAACTCAGCTTATCGGAAATTGGAGAAAAGCATGCAGCATAAAGGATATGATGATGCATTAATCTGA
- a CDS encoding DUF3256 family protein, translating into MKWIIGLVCMLCSVSMQAQDLKSLYIALPDSLSPLLTKVNREDFGDFLASNMKAEVKNRFGQTSEMLKLTDDYLLVRISKSSKEEMKFLPLNDSVKVVCVVRTYEGPVADSDIRFYDTAWKELPASRFFTLPPEEQFYRQPLTETAADSLRNLRLYADMYLKELRLSEKDQSLTVTYTTPDYVDKETAEKLKAYVLEKPVVYQWCNGKFRQTAQ; encoded by the coding sequence ATGAAGTGGATTATAGGACTTGTGTGCATGCTTTGCAGCGTGAGCATGCAAGCGCAGGATTTAAAATCATTATACATCGCTTTGCCCGATTCGCTTTCCCCTTTGTTGACTAAAGTGAACCGGGAAGATTTCGGCGATTTTCTTGCCAGCAACATGAAAGCGGAAGTGAAAAACCGCTTCGGGCAGACTTCGGAGATGTTGAAGCTGACCGATGATTACCTGTTGGTGCGCATCAGTAAGTCGAGCAAGGAGGAAATGAAATTCTTGCCACTGAACGATTCGGTGAAAGTGGTATGTGTGGTTCGTACGTATGAAGGACCGGTGGCAGACAGCGACATCCGTTTTTATGACACTGCTTGGAAAGAACTTCCGGCAAGCCGATTTTTCACTTTACCTCCTGAAGAGCAATTTTACCGGCAGCCTTTGACGGAAACGGCGGCGGATTCGTTGCGCAATTTACGCTTGTATGCCGATATGTACCTGAAAGAATTGCGTTTGTCCGAGAAAGACCAAAGCCTGACGGTTACTTACACGACTCCTGATTACGTGGATAAAGAGACGGCGGAGAAGCTCAAGGCTTACGTGCTTGAGAAGCCAGTTGTTTATCAATGGTGTAATGGAAAATTCCGGCAGACAGCGCAATAG
- a CDS encoding peptidoglycan DD-metalloendopeptidase family protein: MILKCIRTVAVAALALVSVNVAGQDLLARQAPIDRKLKAVDSLALIRQIKAEQAVYPAYSLYPNWRNDRVHAYGNTVQIPDTFRIDLTGFCMPTTHTKITSKCGPRWRRMHNGLDIKVYIGDTIRAAFDGKVRMVKYERRGYGKYVVIRHDNGLETIYGHLSKQLVKEDEYVKAGDVIGLGGNTGRSTGSHLHFETRFLGEVINPEFMFDFPKQDIVADSYLFIRNANRYPYQRTRALANLKSGKKIENTESSPSESGAIRYHKIRKGDTLGRISRIYHVSIDRLCKMNGIKRTTTLRIGQVLRCS; the protein is encoded by the coding sequence ATGATTTTAAAATGTATTAGAACAGTTGCGGTAGCGGCATTGGCATTAGTAAGCGTAAATGTAGCAGGGCAGGACTTGCTGGCACGCCAGGCACCTATCGACAGAAAGCTGAAAGCTGTAGACTCATTGGCGCTGATCCGCCAAATCAAGGCTGAGCAAGCCGTTTATCCTGCTTATAGTTTGTATCCTAATTGGCGGAACGACCGTGTACACGCATACGGCAATACGGTTCAGATTCCCGATACCTTCCGAATTGATTTAACCGGTTTCTGCATGCCCACTACGCATACGAAGATTACCTCAAAGTGCGGTCCGCGCTGGCGCCGTATGCATAATGGGTTGGATATTAAGGTATATATCGGTGATACCATTCGGGCGGCTTTCGACGGGAAAGTACGTATGGTGAAGTATGAGCGCCGCGGTTATGGCAAATATGTGGTTATTCGTCACGACAACGGGTTGGAGACCATTTATGGTCATCTTTCCAAGCAACTGGTGAAAGAAGACGAATACGTAAAGGCTGGCGATGTGATAGGCTTGGGTGGCAATACGGGACGTTCTACCGGTTCGCACCTGCATTTCGAAACCCGTTTCTTGGGTGAGGTAATCAATCCTGAATTCATGTTCGATTTCCCGAAACAGGATATTGTTGCAGACAGTTACCTGTTTATCCGTAATGCAAACCGTTATCCGTACCAGCGTACGCGTGCATTGGCAAATTTGAAGAGCGGAAAGAAAATCGAGAACACAGAATCTTCGCCCTCAGAAAGCGGTGCTATACGCTATCACAAGATACGCAAAGGCGATACATTGGGACGTATATCTCGGATTTACCACGTATCTATCGATCGCCTGTGCAAGATGAACGGCATTAAGCGTACTACAACCTTGCGCATCGGTCAGGTATTGCGTTGTTCATAA
- the dnaG gene encoding DNA primase: protein MIDQATIDRIMDAAQIVDVVSEFVTLRKRGVNYIGLCPFHNEKTPSFSVSPSKGVCKCFSCGKGGNVVHFIMEHEQLSYYEALKWLAKKYNIEIKERELTDEEKQAHSLRESLFVVNQFASEYFQNILYNNIDGQRIGMTYLRGRGFRDDIIKKFQLGYSTDNHDALARAALQKGYKEEFLVKTGLCYRKEDGTLRDRFWGRVIFPVHTISGKVVAFGGRVLSAATKNVQMKYVNSPESEIYHKSRELYGIYFAKQAIVRQDRCFLVEGYTDVISMHQSGIENVVASSGTALTSEQIRLIHRFTNNITVLYDGDGAGIKASIRGIDMLLEEGMNVKVCLLPDGDDPDSFARKHNATDYQAYINDHEVDFIRFKTDLLMEEAGKDPIKRASLISSIVKSISVIPDAIVRSVYIRECSQLLQMEEKVLIEATAKLIEQAREAKFKEQQRKKEREQRLTATPQASVPESSPEAQTNETPAADSTSETGNAPFPSEPAPFPTEPYTSYIPSEGNEQKVFYAKEEDLVRMLIRYGEKVMCYVENETGEQIPFTVTECIASGLKEDELQFYDPLHRLVLQECEAHLNDPNFNPERYFIAHPDPAVSKLAVDLVSDRYQLSKYHSKGQKIVSDEERLYELVPRLLLDFKLSIVEEEMKHTIQALANPEIANDPQRCLEIMKRYKELQETQSVMAQHAGDRVVLKL, encoded by the coding sequence ATGATAGACCAAGCCACCATAGACAGAATCATGGATGCCGCACAGATTGTAGATGTGGTATCCGAATTTGTCACTCTCCGGAAAAGAGGAGTGAACTATATCGGGTTATGCCCTTTCCACAACGAAAAGACCCCTTCATTCAGTGTATCGCCCAGCAAAGGGGTATGCAAATGTTTCAGTTGCGGCAAGGGAGGAAACGTGGTGCATTTCATCATGGAGCACGAACAGCTTTCCTACTACGAAGCCCTGAAATGGCTTGCCAAGAAATACAACATCGAAATAAAGGAGCGCGAACTGACCGATGAAGAAAAGCAGGCACATAGTTTACGGGAAAGCCTGTTTGTGGTAAACCAGTTCGCTTCCGAATACTTCCAAAATATCTTATATAATAACATAGACGGACAACGCATCGGCATGACTTATCTGCGCGGACGTGGTTTCCGTGACGATATCATCAAGAAATTCCAGTTAGGATACAGCACAGACAATCATGACGCATTGGCACGTGCCGCCCTTCAGAAAGGGTACAAAGAAGAATTTCTTGTAAAAACCGGATTATGTTACCGGAAAGAAGACGGAACGTTGCGCGACCGCTTTTGGGGACGTGTCATCTTTCCGGTGCATACCATTTCGGGAAAAGTCGTTGCTTTTGGCGGACGTGTATTAAGCGCAGCCACCAAGAATGTACAGATGAAGTATGTCAATTCGCCCGAATCGGAAATCTATCACAAAAGCCGGGAGTTGTATGGCATTTACTTTGCCAAGCAAGCCATTGTACGGCAAGACCGTTGTTTTTTGGTAGAAGGCTATACCGATGTCATCTCCATGCATCAAAGCGGCATTGAAAACGTAGTAGCTTCATCGGGAACCGCACTGACTTCCGAGCAAATCCGCCTGATTCACCGGTTCACCAATAACATCACGGTACTCTATGACGGTGACGGAGCCGGCATCAAAGCCAGCATCCGAGGAATTGACATGCTGCTGGAAGAAGGCATGAACGTAAAAGTATGCCTGCTTCCTGACGGGGATGACCCTGACAGCTTTGCACGCAAACACAACGCCACCGATTATCAGGCATATATCAACGACCATGAAGTGGACTTCATCCGCTTCAAAACCGATCTGTTGATGGAAGAAGCGGGAAAAGACCCAATCAAACGGGCTTCGCTCATATCAAGTATTGTAAAAAGCATTTCAGTCATCCCTGATGCCATTGTCCGCTCGGTTTATATCCGCGAATGCAGCCAACTGCTTCAAATGGAAGAAAAAGTGCTGATTGAAGCCACCGCCAAACTTATCGAACAAGCACGCGAAGCCAAATTTAAAGAACAACAGCGCAAAAAAGAACGCGAACAGCGGTTAACGGCAACACCTCAGGCTTCTGTACCGGAATCTTCTCCCGAAGCCCAGACAAATGAAACACCTGCAGCCGATTCCACATCCGAAACCGGAAATGCTCCTTTTCCTTCCGAACCGGCTCCCTTTCCGACAGAACCCTATACCTCGTACATCCCGTCTGAAGGAAACGAACAAAAGGTATTCTATGCCAAAGAAGAAGACTTGGTACGGATGCTTATCCGCTACGGCGAAAAAGTGATGTGTTACGTAGAGAATGAAACGGGCGAGCAAATACCGTTTACCGTGACAGAATGCATCGCATCTGGGCTGAAAGAAGACGAATTACAATTCTATGACCCGCTGCACCGTCTGGTTTTACAAGAGTGTGAAGCACATCTGAATGACCCGAATTTCAATCCCGAGCGATATTTCATTGCTCACCCTGACCCTGCGGTAAGCAAGTTGGCTGTAGACCTCGTAAGCGACCGCTATCAACTGAGCAAATATCATTCGAAAGGACAAAAAATCGTAAGCGATGAAGAAAGGCTCTACGAACTGGTTCCCCGTCTGCTGCTCGACTTCAAACTCTCAATCGTAGAGGAAGAAATGAAACATACCATTCAGGCACTGGCTAATCCGGAAATAGCCAACGACCCGCAACGGTGTCTGGAAATCATGAAGCGTTACAAAGAGTTGCAAGAAACCCAAAGCGTCATGGCACAACACGCCGGCGACCGGGTGGTGCTGAAATTGTAA
- a CDS encoding carbohydrate porin has protein sequence MMRRILMGLAACLCGAVAWSQEASSRVGWSLTAMTEGEWNMTNGNTSWVNYLEADVNVGLWKGATFEGMAIATYQAGGAVDNDNLGLSNIYADENKPFRLIQASLRQSFGDRFFVSLGLRNVDVDYFTTPATGLFTGASDADYPILSLNYPLATFPLSAMGIHLEYLPAEGLTLKASVYNGVANDDFNRQFRFCPASDGVFTLGCISYEIPTKGEQAASYTLGYVYGKTPSDDGSVHEKETGFWGLVEQPLVMFGKSQLVLLGQGAAMTSRDTPCNGYWGAGLVMNRIARNNMTAGIVCNRLLFADGDETDIECTIHCHLTSWLSLQPALHIIHHNKHNFVAGLLRLSLELGN, from the coding sequence ATGATGCGTCGAATTTTAATGGGGCTTGCCGCTTGCTTATGTGGAGCGGTGGCATGGTCGCAAGAAGCTTCTTCCCGTGTGGGATGGAGTTTGACGGCAATGACCGAAGGCGAGTGGAATATGACGAACGGGAATACGTCGTGGGTTAATTATTTGGAAGCCGATGTAAATGTCGGTTTATGGAAGGGAGCCACTTTCGAAGGGATGGCGATTGCTACGTATCAGGCTGGAGGGGCAGTAGATAATGATAATTTAGGATTGTCGAACATCTATGCCGATGAGAACAAACCGTTCCGGCTGATACAGGCTTCGCTGCGTCAGTCATTCGGCGACCGCTTTTTTGTGTCATTGGGGTTGCGCAACGTGGATGTAGATTATTTTACGACTCCGGCAACGGGGCTTTTTACAGGAGCTTCGGATGCCGATTACCCCATTCTTTCTTTGAATTATCCGTTAGCTACCTTTCCGCTTTCGGCAATGGGCATCCATTTGGAATACCTTCCGGCAGAGGGGCTTACATTGAAGGCGAGTGTGTATAACGGGGTGGCAAATGATGATTTCAACCGCCAGTTCCGTTTTTGCCCTGCGAGCGATGGGGTGTTTACGTTGGGGTGCATTTCCTATGAAATTCCTACGAAAGGCGAACAGGCGGCAAGTTATACGTTAGGGTATGTTTATGGGAAAACACCTTCTGATGATGGGAGTGTCCATGAAAAAGAAACCGGTTTTTGGGGTTTGGTAGAGCAGCCGTTAGTTATGTTCGGTAAATCTCAGCTGGTCTTGTTGGGGCAGGGTGCCGCTATGACCAGCCGTGATACGCCATGTAACGGATATTGGGGAGCTGGTCTGGTGATGAACCGCATCGCTCGAAATAATATGACGGCTGGTATTGTGTGTAACCGTTTGCTATTTGCAGACGGAGATGAAACCGACATCGAGTGTACGATTCATTGTCATCTGACTTCGTGGCTTTCCCTGCAGCCGGCCTTACATATTATTCATCACAACAAGCATAATTTTGTAGCCGGGCTGTTACGTTTGTCTTTGGAGTTGGGGAATTAA
- a CDS encoding malate dehydrogenase, whose protein sequence is MEFVTNEKLTIVGAAGMIGSNMAQTAIMMGLTPNICLYDPYAPGLEGVAEELYHCGFEGVNVTFTSDIKEALTGAKYIVNSGGAARKAGMTREDLLKGNAAIAEEFGKNVKEYCPDVKHIVIIFNPADITGLITLLYSGLKPSQVTTLAALDSTRLRSELAKYFNVPMDAVENCRTYGGHGEQMAVFASTAKVNGKPLTDIIGTEALSKEQWAEIQQKVTKGGANIIALRGRSSFQSPAYVSIEMIGAAMGGKAFRWPAGTYISNDKYDHIMMAWETSITADGCHCAALNGTAEEQAALDKSYAHLCELRDEVIAMGVLPAISEWNKLNPNIK, encoded by the coding sequence ATGGAATTTGTAACAAACGAAAAGCTTACCATTGTTGGTGCTGCCGGCATGATCGGTTCTAACATGGCTCAGACTGCCATTATGATGGGTTTGACTCCTAACATCTGCTTGTACGACCCGTATGCTCCGGGCTTGGAAGGCGTAGCTGAAGAATTGTACCACTGCGGTTTCGAAGGCGTAAACGTAACCTTCACTTCAGACATCAAAGAAGCGCTGACAGGTGCCAAATATATCGTGAACTCAGGAGGTGCAGCACGTAAGGCAGGCATGACTCGTGAAGACTTGCTGAAAGGCAACGCTGCTATCGCTGAAGAATTCGGTAAGAACGTAAAAGAATATTGCCCGGATGTAAAACACATCGTTATCATCTTTAACCCGGCTGATATCACCGGTCTGATTACGTTGTTGTACTCAGGCTTGAAACCTTCACAGGTTACTACCTTGGCTGCTCTCGACTCTACCCGTCTGCGCAGTGAACTGGCTAAATACTTCAACGTACCTATGGACGCTGTTGAAAACTGCCGCACATACGGTGGCCACGGCGAACAAATGGCCGTATTCGCTTCTACTGCTAAAGTTAACGGCAAACCGTTGACCGACATCATCGGCACTGAGGCTCTGAGCAAAGAACAATGGGCAGAAATCCAACAGAAAGTAACCAAAGGCGGTGCTAACATCATTGCATTGCGCGGACGTTCTTCATTCCAAAGCCCGGCATACGTTTCTATCGAAATGATTGGTGCTGCTATGGGTGGCAAGGCATTCCGCTGGCCGGCTGGTACATATATCTCAAACGATAAGTACGACCACATCATGATGGCATGGGAAACTTCAATCACTGCTGACGGTTGCCACTGCGCTGCTCTGAACGGAACTGCAGAAGAACAAGCTGCTTTGGACAAGAGCTACGCTCACCTCTGCGAATTGCGTGACGAAGTAATCGCTATGGGCGTTCTTCCTGCTATCTCTGAATGGAACAAGCTGAACCCGAACATCAAATAA
- the uxuA gene encoding mannonate dehydratase, translating into MMEKTWRWFGKKDKITLPMLRQIGVEGIVTALHEVPNGDIWTEEAINDLKSYIESYGLRWSVVESLPVCEAIKYAGPERDQLIENYKVSLANLGKCGVKTVCYNFMPVIDWVRTDLQHPWADGSSSLYFDRVRFAYFDTMILKRKGAEADYTEEELRKVAELDKVITEAEKDELIDSIIVKTQGFVNGNIKEGDKNPVAIFRNLLALYDGIDRAALRENMRYFLAAIMPVCEEYGVNMCVHPDDPPFQILGLPRIVTNEEDIAWFLNAVDNPHNGLTFCAGSLSAGEHNDTRELAKKFASRTHFVHLRSTAAMPGGNFIESSHLEGRGHVIDLIRIFGQIKPGLPMRVDHGRTMLGDEDKGYNAGYSFHGRMLALAQVEGMMAVVEDEMKRNIKVEY; encoded by the coding sequence ATGATGGAAAAAACTTGGAGATGGTTTGGGAAGAAAGATAAGATTACACTTCCCATGTTGCGCCAAATCGGCGTAGAAGGTATTGTGACAGCACTTCATGAAGTGCCCAACGGTGATATATGGACCGAGGAGGCTATTAATGACTTGAAGTCGTACATCGAATCGTACGGGTTGAGATGGTCGGTAGTGGAAAGCTTGCCGGTGTGCGAGGCTATCAAATATGCCGGTCCGGAACGCGACCAACTGATTGAGAACTATAAGGTGAGCCTTGCCAATCTGGGCAAATGCGGCGTGAAGACGGTATGTTATAATTTTATGCCGGTCATCGACTGGGTGCGTACCGACTTGCAGCATCCGTGGGCAGACGGTTCCAGTTCGTTGTATTTCGACCGCGTACGTTTCGCTTATTTCGATACGATGATTCTGAAACGTAAAGGTGCCGAGGCGGACTATACGGAAGAAGAACTGCGCAAGGTGGCTGAACTGGACAAAGTGATTACCGAAGCCGAGAAAGACGAACTGATTGATTCGATTATCGTGAAGACACAGGGATTCGTAAACGGAAATATCAAGGAAGGCGACAAGAATCCGGTGGCTATTTTCCGCAACCTGTTGGCTTTGTATGACGGAATCGACCGTGCTGCGTTGCGTGAGAACATGCGTTATTTCCTGGCTGCCATTATGCCGGTATGCGAAGAATACGGCGTGAATATGTGTGTGCATCCCGATGACCCTCCTTTCCAGATTTTGGGCTTGCCACGTATTGTGACCAATGAAGAGGATATTGCTTGGTTCTTGAATGCTGTAGACAATCCGCACAATGGCTTGACTTTCTGTGCCGGTTCGCTCAGCGCAGGCGAGCATAACGATACGCGTGAATTGGCGAAGAAGTTTGCTTCGCGTACGCATTTTGTACATCTGCGCAGTACGGCGGCTATGCCGGGCGGCAATTTTATCGAAAGTTCGCACTTGGAAGGTCGTGGTCATGTAATCGACTTGATTCGTATTTTCGGACAAATAAAGCCGGGGCTTCCGATGCGTGTAGACCATGGGCGCACGATGTTGGGCGATGAAGACAAAGGCTACAATGCCGGCTATTCGTTCCACGGCCGTATGTTGGCTTTGGCGCAGGTAGAAGGCATGATGGCTGTAGTGGAAGACGAGATGAAACGGAATATTAAAGTGGAATACTGA